In Geminocystis sp. NIES-3709, a single genomic region encodes these proteins:
- a CDS encoding aspartate aminotransferase: MKISWINRADRLSALPPYVFARLDELKVKAREQGLDLIDLGMGNPDGATPEPVIEAAKKALNVTKYHGYPPFEGTANFRQAIANWYQRRYQVDLSADSEALPLLGSKEGLSHLALAYINPGDTVIVPSPSYPAHYRGPAIAGANIYAPILKAEQDWVLDLSSIPEDVAQKAKILYFNYPNNPTSATAPRSFFEEVVSWAKHYEIMLVHDLAYAELAFEGYEPTSLLQIEGAKDIGVEFHTLSKTYNMAGWRVGFVVGNSDIIQGLRTLKTNLDYGIFSVIQAAAETALQLPDTYIHAVQKRYQQRRDFVIEGLSKLGWSMKPSKATMYLWVKAPRSSNSTDFALDLLQKTGVVVTPGNAFGEGGEGYVRLSLIADCDRLGEALKRWENAGICY, encoded by the coding sequence ATGAAAATTAGTTGGATTAATCGTGCCGATCGCTTAAGTGCTTTACCACCTTATGTTTTTGCCCGTTTAGATGAATTGAAAGTCAAAGCCAGAGAACAAGGCCTAGATTTAATTGACTTAGGTATGGGTAATCCTGATGGAGCAACTCCTGAACCCGTTATCGAAGCGGCAAAAAAGGCGTTGAATGTCACAAAATATCACGGTTATCCTCCCTTTGAAGGTACAGCTAATTTTCGTCAAGCGATCGCCAATTGGTATCAAAGACGTTACCAAGTAGATTTAAGTGCCGATAGTGAAGCATTACCCCTATTAGGTTCAAAAGAAGGCTTATCTCATTTAGCTTTAGCCTATATTAATCCCGGAGATACCGTTATTGTTCCCAGTCCCTCTTATCCAGCTCATTATCGAGGGCCAGCTATTGCCGGAGCCAACATTTATGCACCCATTCTAAAAGCAGAACAAGATTGGGTATTAGATTTAAGCAGTATTCCTGAAGATGTTGCCCAAAAAGCCAAAATTCTCTATTTCAACTATCCCAATAATCCTACCAGTGCTACTGCTCCTCGTAGCTTTTTTGAGGAAGTGGTCTCATGGGCAAAACACTATGAGATTATGCTAGTTCATGATTTGGCTTATGCCGAATTAGCTTTTGAAGGATATGAACCCACTAGCTTATTACAAATAGAAGGTGCAAAAGATATTGGGGTAGAATTTCACACTCTCTCAAAAACCTATAACATGGCAGGTTGGCGTGTGGGTTTTGTGGTGGGTAACAGCGATATTATTCAAGGATTGCGCACCCTTAAAACTAATCTTGATTACGGAATTTTTAGTGTGATTCAAGCGGCCGCTGAAACTGCTTTACAATTACCTGATACTTATATTCATGCAGTACAAAAAAGGTATCAACAACGGCGAGATTTCGTCATTGAAGGGTTAAGTAAATTAGGATGGAGCATGAAACCTTCTAAAGCGACAATGTATTTATGGGTGAAAGCTCCTCGTAGCTCTAATTCCACAGATTTTGCCCTCGATTTATTACAAAAAACGGGAGTTGTCGTAACTCCGGGTAATGCTTTTGGAGAAGGGGGAGAAGGTTATGTGCGTCTTAGTTTAATTGCAGATTGCGATCGTCTTGGGGAAGCCTTGAAACGTTGGGAAAATGCTGGAATTTGTTATTAA
- a CDS encoding FHA domain-containing protein — translation MTIICTVCGYDQNSDGLEFCDACGAELPINTTIEPSLTPSTEITDINEITATIEVSPSSSIPDTFGVEGSHIAKLICKMPNPAIAEFSIENYSLIGIFDPDTGPVDIDLENFVGGETVSRQHGEIYWENGQWMIKDLGSTNGIFIKKLGNNRFNARITTPEIIEHGDEIAIAKIRFSFKIDSEK, via the coding sequence ATGACTATTATTTGTACTGTTTGTGGTTACGATCAAAATTCTGATGGTTTAGAGTTTTGTGATGCTTGTGGTGCTGAACTGCCTATAAATACAACTATTGAGCCTTCTTTAACTCCTTCAACGGAAATAACTGACATAAACGAAATTACCGCCACTATAGAAGTTTCTCCTTCTTCCTCAATTCCTGATACTTTTGGGGTGGAAGGAAGTCATATCGCTAAGTTAATTTGTAAAATGCCAAATCCCGCTATTGCTGAATTTTCGATCGAGAATTATAGTTTAATTGGTATATTTGATCCTGATACTGGCCCTGTGGATATTGACTTAGAGAATTTTGTCGGTGGTGAAACGGTATCTCGTCAACATGGAGAAATTTATTGGGAAAATGGACAATGGATGATTAAAGATTTAGGCTCGACTAATGGCATTTTTATTAAAAAATTAGGTAATAATCGTTTTAATGCTCGTATTACAACCCCTGAAATCATCGAACATGGAGACGAAATTGCGATCGCAAAAATCCGTTTTAGTTTTAAAATAGATTCGGAAAAATAA
- a CDS encoding EAL domain-containing protein, translating into MNSNHPIRHILAVESGTWKKNFFLDKNTYSIGRNSTNSFIINHRVISRNHASLIKVTYFSQKDSHQSESIFWLVDGDLKGNRSTNGIYVNGKQCFSHLLKPGDIVFFGGIEVKAKYDIVNLETKTFFSFNSQEQISIFNEEMSEFESTDLSLPVIENKDLEKFELISEGILIIDLDTQQVLMANSTYSNIVDYPFSDIISLKVEDLFVIHKDVISHDFNVIKNYHISSIRESIHRKKDNSLVSVLVKYTPIIYNKKRCLFVSVQDINELKKIEDIIRFQTNHDPLTNLPNKRLFMEQLSLSLGHNHIKQEELAIIKLRLNYWREISSFLNIDPENKFLHNLIKQIKNTLSAGDTIAKWSDDEYIIMIEEAKNHDKIDRVIKNILANINKVWTIEDKCFLITLNFGISIHPQDGKNIQELLDNASKALRLSYIKSINSYQYYNSELIEPQKSLENLVFQAIKAKSLSVKYDPIVNTQNQEFFNLNSRISLKDNEEEALTDISILTTASSMGLTPNLIHWWLESINQDIKLWEETGIIIPKISVKILLSSLGDSEFVKYLVEIIKEKNIINLELDIICDRSIFDLKLIEENLVKLNEIGVSFALFDFDVTKFSDLDNNKVKFSTLKISDSLTSNLEDNSPKRPLIYSIISLANALNVKVIAEGISTETQRDILVNLGCEEMQGILFTPSLSAEKIITFCPSLPFEVIS; encoded by the coding sequence ATGAATAGTAATCATCCCATTAGACACATATTAGCAGTAGAATCTGGAACTTGGAAAAAAAACTTTTTTCTGGATAAAAATACCTATTCAATAGGGAGAAATTCTACTAATTCTTTTATTATTAATCATCGAGTTATTTCTCGAAATCATGCCAGTTTAATTAAAGTAACTTATTTTTCTCAAAAAGATAGTCATCAATCAGAAAGTATTTTTTGGCTTGTGGATGGAGATTTGAAAGGGAATAGAAGCACAAATGGTATATATGTTAACGGTAAACAGTGTTTTTCCCATCTATTAAAACCGGGAGATATAGTTTTTTTTGGAGGGATAGAAGTTAAAGCTAAATATGATATTGTTAATTTAGAAACTAAGACTTTTTTTAGTTTTAATTCTCAAGAACAAATTTCTATTTTTAATGAAGAAATGAGTGAATTTGAATCTACAGATCTCAGTTTACCTGTTATTGAAAATAAAGATTTAGAAAAATTTGAATTAATTTCTGAAGGCATTTTAATCATTGATTTAGACACTCAACAAGTGTTAATGGCTAACTCTACTTATAGCAATATAGTTGATTATCCTTTTTCAGATATTATTAGTTTGAAAGTAGAGGATTTATTTGTTATACATAAAGATGTTATATCTCATGATTTTAATGTTATAAAAAATTATCATATTTCTAGTATTAGAGAGTCTATTCATCGAAAAAAAGATAATAGTTTAGTTTCTGTTTTAGTAAAATATACCCCTATTATTTATAATAAAAAAAGATGTTTATTTGTTTCTGTTCAAGATATTAATGAATTGAAAAAGATTGAGGATATTATTAGGTTTCAAACTAATCATGATCCCCTCACTAATTTGCCAAATAAAAGATTATTTATGGAACAATTATCTCTTTCTTTGGGACATAATCATATTAAACAAGAAGAATTAGCTATTATTAAATTACGTCTTAATTATTGGCGAGAAATAAGTTCTTTTTTGAATATTGATCCTGAAAATAAATTTTTACATAATCTTATTAAACAAATAAAAAATACTCTTTCTGCTGGTGATACGATCGCAAAATGGTCAGATGATGAGTATATTATTATGATTGAAGAAGCTAAAAATCATGATAAGATCGATCGAGTTATTAAAAATATTTTAGCGAATATTAATAAAGTTTGGACTATCGAAGATAAATGTTTTTTAATTACCCTTAATTTTGGAATAAGTATTCATCCTCAAGATGGGAAAAATATTCAAGAATTATTAGATAATGCTTCCAAGGCTCTACGGTTAAGTTATATAAAATCGATTAACAGTTATCAATACTATAATTCAGAACTTATTGAACCGCAAAAATCCCTAGAAAATTTAGTTTTTCAAGCTATAAAAGCCAAAAGTTTATCGGTAAAATATGATCCGATTGTTAATACTCAAAATCAGGAATTTTTTAACTTGAATAGTCGTATTTCTTTGAAAGATAATGAGGAAGAAGCTTTAACAGATATATCGATATTAACAACAGCTTCCTCTATGGGGTTAACTCCAAATTTAATACATTGGTGGCTAGAAAGTATTAATCAAGATATAAAATTATGGGAAGAGACGGGTATTATTATTCCCAAAATTAGTGTTAAAATACTTCTTTCTTCTTTGGGTGATAGTGAATTTGTTAAATATTTAGTGGAGATAATAAAAGAAAAAAATATAATTAATTTGGAATTAGATATTATTTGTGATCGATCGATATTTGATCTAAAATTAATAGAAGAAAATTTAGTAAAATTAAATGAAATAGGTGTAAGTTTTGCTCTCTTTGATTTCGATGTTACTAAATTTAGCGACTTAGATAATAATAAAGTTAAGTTTTCTACTTTAAAAATTTCAGATTCTCTTACCAGTAATTTAGAAGACAATTCCCCGAAAAGACCATTAATTTACAGTATAATTAGCTTGGCTAATGCTCTTAATGTTAAAGTAATAGCAGAGGGTATAAGTACAGAAACTCAACGAGATATTCTTGTTAATTTAGGTTGTGAAGAAATGCAAGGAATATTATTTACTCCTTCACTTTCAGCTGAAAAAATAATTACTTTTTGTCCTAGTTTACCTTTTGAGGTTATCTCATAA
- a CDS encoding tetratricopeptide repeat protein, producing the protein MVVSNVNEVYRVLECRPDSYQGWYYQANQLRERNLSQDALYSYERAIEYHPDDYFAWYYRGKVLEELERYAEAVASLQVACDIEKDNYWSWYDQGYIWQKKLENHVEAIKCFTKALNNKLQDYWATFRLGKSYYHHQKYLQALDYFQQALKIRHHDYWSYYWQGECQQKLKQWENAKKSYLQALTIKPNDYWTLHQIATIYQRQCLYRDAIIYYEKLQEVYEVEEEIIRQLTICYQILA; encoded by the coding sequence ATGGTAGTAAGTAATGTGAATGAGGTTTATAGAGTTTTGGAATGTCGCCCTGACAGTTATCAGGGATGGTATTATCAAGCTAACCAACTTAGAGAACGTAATTTGTCTCAAGATGCGTTATATAGTTATGAAAGAGCGATCGAGTATCATCCTGATGATTATTTTGCATGGTATTATCGAGGCAAAGTATTAGAAGAGTTAGAAAGATATGCCGAGGCAGTTGCCAGTTTGCAAGTAGCCTGTGATATTGAAAAAGATAATTACTGGTCGTGGTATGATCAAGGCTATATTTGGCAAAAAAAATTGGAAAATCATGTGGAAGCTATCAAATGCTTTACAAAAGCCTTAAATAATAAACTGCAAGATTATTGGGCAACTTTTCGTCTCGGAAAATCTTATTATCATCACCAAAAATATCTCCAAGCCTTAGATTATTTCCAACAAGCCTTAAAAATTCGTCACCATGACTATTGGAGTTACTATTGGCAAGGAGAATGTCAGCAGAAATTAAAGCAGTGGGAAAATGCCAAGAAAAGTTATCTACAGGCTTTAACCATTAAACCTAATGACTATTGGACATTACACCAAATCGCTACTATTTATCAAAGACAATGTTTATATCGAGATGCGATTATATACTATGAAAAACTGCAAGAAGTTTATGAGGTTGAGGAGGAGATAATTCGACAGCTAACTATTTGTTATCAGATTTTAGCTTAA
- a CDS encoding Ppx/GppA phosphatase family protein, which yields MVSIYSSELAKKRPLKDCILGAIDIGTNSIHMVVVQINAQIPSFSIIAKEKDTVRLGDRDHETGNLTKTAINRSLAALKRCKHLAQSLKVDQIIAVATSATREAPNGKEFLRQIEEELGIVVDLISGQEEARRIYLGVLSGMDFGGKVHSVIDIGGGSTEIILGDSKETRFLSSTKIGAVRLTQDFIHTDPINSTELIALQAYVRGMLERPVEEFKHALKIGEKPLFVGTSGTSEALALIHATENQGVEPLTLNGYQISRREIETILNKLIFMNYSQRSTLTGMSERRAEIIIAGVVILVEAMKMLDIDSLTICERALREGVIVDWMLQNGYIEDRLAFQGEVRPRNVYKIAHKYEVDLPHAEKIAHFALNIFDSTKNQLHCWGDLEREYLWSATILHNSGLYISHSAHHKHSYYLIRNAELLGFSEIEIELIAQIARYHRKSKPKRKHETYACLSDNHRKIIKQLSAILRLAIALDRRQIGAIKNLECRYDQEYRQLHLYLTPTQPDDDCALELWNLDYKKPIFEQEFQVKVLTTLHRYISK from the coding sequence ATGGTAAGTATCTATAGCAGTGAGTTGGCAAAAAAAAGACCTTTAAAAGATTGTATTCTAGGTGCGATCGATATTGGTACAAACTCCATTCATATGGTAGTAGTGCAAATTAATGCTCAAATACCTTCTTTTAGTATCATCGCTAAAGAAAAGGATACCGTAAGATTAGGCGATCGAGATCATGAAACGGGAAATCTAACAAAAACAGCCATAAATCGTTCTTTAGCCGCCCTTAAACGCTGTAAACACCTAGCCCAAAGCCTTAAAGTAGATCAGATTATTGCCGTTGCTACCAGTGCGACAAGAGAAGCACCCAACGGTAAAGAATTTTTAAGACAGATAGAAGAAGAATTAGGTATAGTAGTTGACTTGATTTCTGGGCAGGAAGAAGCTAGAAGAATTTACTTAGGAGTCTTATCTGGTATGGATTTTGGTGGGAAAGTTCATTCAGTCATTGATATTGGCGGAGGCTCAACGGAAATAATATTAGGAGATAGTAAAGAAACTAGATTTTTAAGTAGCACAAAAATAGGAGCAGTGCGTCTTACTCAAGATTTTATCCATACTGATCCCATCAACTCCACAGAATTAATTGCTTTACAGGCTTATGTGAGAGGGATGTTAGAGCGCCCTGTGGAAGAATTTAAACACGCCCTTAAGATAGGGGAAAAACCGCTTTTTGTCGGCACATCTGGTACTTCAGAGGCTTTAGCCTTAATTCATGCCACTGAAAATCAGGGAGTTGAGCCTTTAACTCTTAATGGTTATCAAATTTCAAGACGTGAGATAGAAACTATTTTAAATAAACTAATCTTCATGAATTATAGCCAACGATCGACGTTAACAGGAATGTCTGAGCGTAGGGCAGAAATTATTATTGCTGGAGTCGTTATTTTAGTCGAAGCCATGAAAATGCTTGATATTGATTCTCTCACTATTTGTGAACGAGCATTAAGAGAAGGAGTTATAGTTGACTGGATGTTGCAAAATGGCTATATTGAAGATCGTCTTGCCTTTCAAGGAGAAGTTAGACCTCGAAATGTGTATAAAATTGCTCATAAATACGAGGTAGATTTACCTCATGCCGAAAAAATCGCCCATTTTGCCTTAAATATCTTTGATAGTACCAAAAATCAATTACACTGTTGGGGAGATTTAGAAAGAGAATATCTTTGGTCAGCCACCATATTACATAATTCTGGTTTATATATTTCTCACTCTGCCCACCACAAACACTCCTACTATCTAATTCGCAATGCTGAGTTATTGGGTTTTAGTGAGATTGAAATAGAGTTAATTGCCCAAATTGCTCGTTATCATCGAAAAAGTAAACCCAAACGCAAACACGAAACTTATGCTTGTTTATCAGATAATCATCGTAAAATTATCAAACAATTAAGTGCTATTCTTAGATTAGCTATTGCCCTCGATCGAAGACAAATTGGAGCAATAAAAAACTTAGAATGCAGATATGATCAAGAATATAGACAATTGCATCTGTATTTAACCCCAACTCAACCGGATGATGATTGTGCTTTAGAATTATGGAATTTGGACTATAAAAAACCCATTTTTGAGCAAGAATTTCAAGTAAAAGTATTAACAACCCTTCATCGATACATTAGTAAATAA
- a CDS encoding class I SAM-dependent methyltransferase, protein MDRILEPEVMDNDIEAYEYDQMDFTEVNTDFALLASKLGRNEGKVLDIGTGTARIPIILSDLCPKWHITAVDLAESMLKLARQNIKKASKSEQITLTLVDGKKMSYEDNTFDLVISNSLVHHIPNPLDLFYEIDRVVKPDGNILIRDLLRPVSENDIEEIVTEANLDYNPRQKQLFKDSLRAALTIMEIENILWQIGWHNAQIYQSSPRHWTIINIKLR, encoded by the coding sequence ATCGATCGAATTTTAGAACCAGAAGTCATGGATAATGACATAGAAGCCTATGAATATGATCAAATGGACTTCACGGAAGTTAACACAGATTTTGCGTTATTAGCAAGTAAATTAGGAAGAAATGAGGGAAAGGTCTTAGATATTGGCACTGGAACTGCTAGAATACCTATAATTTTATCAGATTTATGCCCAAAATGGCATATTACGGCGGTTGATTTAGCCGAATCAATGCTTAAATTAGCTCGTCAAAATATTAAAAAAGCCTCTAAATCCGAACAAATTACTTTAACTTTGGTTGATGGTAAAAAGATGTCCTATGAAGATAATACTTTTGATCTAGTTATTTCCAATAGTTTGGTTCATCATATTCCTAACCCCCTAGATTTATTTTATGAGATCGATCGAGTTGTGAAACCTGACGGGAATATTTTGATTAGAGATTTATTGCGCCCTGTCTCAGAAAATGACATCGAAGAAATTGTGACAGAGGCTAATTTAGACTATAATCCTCGACAAAAACAGTTATTTAAGGATTCTCTACGGGCGGCACTAACTATAATGGAAATTGAAAACATCCTATGGCAAATAGGTTGGCATAATGCTCAAATATATCAATCTTCTCCTCGTCATTGGACAATAATTAATATAAAGTTAAGATAA